Proteins from one Pagrus major chromosome 1, Pma_NU_1.0 genomic window:
- the LOC141002688 gene encoding hereditary hemochromatosis protein homolog — MFVVRLMFVSLFVHQVMSSGSGRHSLWMFATYISGTTLSEFSVVLMLDDIQVGYFDSKIDRLVRVSGQRAEEAEHNPLQEAVFLLREMFNSMRERLEIVKHRFNLTAAGVHVQQRLTGCEVLEDGQPALIMIRDGSNGQDADSLMYNTTHFTYNGCDSWEWSASKRMHTHMLCSNIYMPFCTRVLNYLLDREKNLVRRRVPPRVRFMTKQVVGGARVTCLATDFYPRHINLTLLRDGTPVDEDKLTGGSVLPNGNGLYQVRKGLMVSEEELQRKHNYTCVTSHLSLDNRLEVSWRAEFSRSHRIYIISAPAGLMLAAVLLMVLLWWRRRRSEGIAMETQEQQERLTVNKETD; from the exons ATGTTTGTCGTCCGGctgatgtttgtgtctctgttcgTCCACCAGGTGATGAGTTCAG GTTCAGGACGACACTCTCTGTGGATGTTTGCCACCTACATCTCAGGGACGACCCTCTCAGAGTTCTCGGTGGTCCTGATGCTTGACGACATTCAGGTGGGTTACTTTGACTCGAAGATTGACCGGCTGGTGAGAGTCAGTGGTCAAAGGGCGGAGGAGGCAGAGCATAATCCACTTCAGGAGGCTGTGTTCCTCCTGCGGGAAATGTTTAACAGCATGAGGGAGAGGCTGGAGATCGTCAAACACCGCTTCAACCTGACGGCAGCAGGTGTCCACGTCCAGCAGAGGCTGACGGGTTGTGAGGTTCTGGAGGACGGACAGCCGGCACTCATCATGATCAGGGATGGTTCCAATGGGCAGGACGCAGACAGCCTGATGTACAACACAACGCATTTCACCTACAACGGCTGTGACAGCTGGGAGTGGAGTGCCTCGAAGAGAATGCACACCCACATGCTCTGCTCAAACATCTACATGCCCTTCTGCACCCGGGTGCTCAATTACCTGTTAGACCGTGAGAAGAACCTGGTGAGGCGTCGGGTCCCCCCTCGAGTCCGCTTCATGACCAAGCAGGTGGTGGGCGGGGCTCGGGTCACATGTCTGGCCACAGACTTCTATCCCCGCCACATCAACCTGACGCTGCTGCGGGACGGCACACCCGTGGACGAGGACAAGCTGACCGGCGGCTCTGTGCTGCCAAACGGCAACGGCCTGTACCAGGTGAGGAAGGGGCTGATGGTCAGTgaagaagagctgcagagaaaacacaactaCACCTGCGTCACGTCTCACCTGAGCCTGGACAACCGGCTGGAGGTGAGCTGGAGGGCGGAGTTCTCGCGCTCCCACAGGATTTACATCATCTCAGCTCCCGCCGGCCTGATGCTCGCTGCCGTcctgctgatggtgctgctgtggtggaggaggaggaggtcagagggCATCGCCATGGAAacacaggagcagcaggagaggctgactgtaaataaagaaactgaTTGA
- the atf7ip gene encoding activating transcription factor 7-interacting protein 1 isoform X1, whose protein sequence is MEVVVTEEKKKIFRARKTMKISDRQQLESLHSTLLTAAPALSEAPSPPLMNGTHKEDGQKAADKEQNNISDSNSPPATSPASPASLSSPAPFLSLNLSPSPASSQSPKAKDDTSPTSPFHSLNFELKKMQEEDDEEEKKGSSPSSPKESITPASTESKDNKEKDAEVNSEEEKKEAEQTTTKDSAVDSAKDSSKDSDLRSPAPPPVTDCTEPMETDNDNIKAKDPEATTAKIKDEKPSSPKCTASNSSPPCPSSSRPVSSSSVDVKQEKKVKLEKKEEEKGKEDVKKGSVNEAKMEVDTVKVETKKIKTEDGKTTKPSRPSSTPPSSTVVQEDKGSTSGLKRTLSEGHDKEEPTIKREGKRPKVEREELEAQLELKITAKAGSHHKLEKIVQQLVDERLRALQATIFDQHFEELKDRVDKIDCANKHQTAINTLQAKIARLAKKFGEANQASENKKKNEALAAAAAAAAAAKVATVTNSPQAQRLVRTSMEVKQTPTTVSSSGTAGTPVMSAQLVPTAAQVTTPTSTTMVTQAPILQLITSTSNAVSSLATGITTQSPTGTLLLKTASGSSMMTTGQPLLIQLPLSMANGQAGTLVNIPVSSLSAASSLNKVKTTSSTATFILKPAPAITTAPVSAPAAATAQAIQASTGQMSSTQISLARAVYQGGAGGITTPNAGVSVTTARTPAQSVSVAGAMSSASSPATSGPAATGSTAPGPPQGTSLTSKTDNQATGSTPAKATAPGARPKGSVIDLTEDDDDVQVTGVKNPTAIATPSLVQRPHPVVSVPNSAGARLSPQSNQNSSSNPQLTVHHRPPLDSPLKSRAVTTSTPTRATSMALPPLPSAPAPPRLPPEAERTSLPQQPQLKLVPSQTGIVLSWCVAETDRTCAAVESYHLYAFHQDNSSSNASQQHWKKIGEVKALPLPMACTLTQFQSGSTYHFAVRAKDIYGRFGSFCEPQCTNVISSNSG, encoded by the exons ATGGAAGTTGTtgtgacagaggagaagaagaagattttcCGTGCTAGGAAAACTATGAAGATCAGTGATCGACAGCAACTTGAGAGTCTTCACAGCACTTTGTTGACAGCGGCTCCAGCTCTGTCTGAGGCACCTTCACCACCTCTGATGAATGGCACTCACAAAGAGGATGGACAGAAAGCGGCGGACAAggagcaaaacaacatttcGGACTCTAACTCGCCCCCCGCTACATCCCCTGCCTCACCGGCCTCTCTCAGCTCTCCTGCTCCTTTCCTGTCCTTAAATCTGTCCCCTTCCCCTGCCTCATCACAAAGCCCAAAAGCAAAGGATGACACTTCTCCCACATCACCATTCCACTCTCTTAACTTTGAACTGAAAAAGatgcaggaggaggacgacgaggaggagaagaaaggttCTTCGCCGTCTTCTCCAAAGGAGTCAATTACACCAGCATCAACAGAATCTAAGGACAACAAGGAAAAAGATGCAGAGGTGAactcagaggaggaaaagaaagag GCTGAACAGACTACAACAAAGGACTCAGCTGTGGATTCGGCAAAGGATTCCTCTAAAGATTCAGATCTACGTTCACCTGCGCCTCCTCCAGTAACTGACTGCACTGAACCAATGGAGACAGATAATGACAATATAAAGGCCAAGGACCCTGAGGCCACCACAgctaaaataaaagatgaaaaacctTCTTCCCCCAAATGTACCGCTTCCAATTCCTCTCCACCATGTCCTTCCTCGTCTCGTCCAGTGTCCTCCTCTAGTGTGGAtgtaaaacaagaaaagaaagtcaaattggaaaaaaaagaagaggagaaaggaaaagaggacGTGAAGAAGGGATCAGTAAATGAGGCAAAAATGGAGGTCGACACAGTGAAAGTAGAGACCAAAAAGATTAAAACTGAAGATGGTAAAACCACAAAACCGTCTCGGCCATCATCCACTCCACCATCTAGCACAG TAGTGCAAGAAGACAAGGGCTCCACCTCTGGACTGAAGCGCACTTTATCAGAGGGTCATGACAAAGAAGAACCAACCATAAAAAGAGAGGGCAAAAGGCCCAAGGTGGAGCGTGAGGAGCTGGAAGCACAACTGGAACTTAAAATCACTGCAAAAGCTGGGAGTCACCATAAACTTGAAAAG ATTGTGCAACAGCTGGTAGATGAACGGTTGAGGGCCTTGCAGGCGACCATTTTTGACCAACATTTCGAAGAGCTGAAGGACAGAGTGGACAAGATCGACTGTGCCAATAAACACCAAACTGCGATTAACACACTCCAA GCCAAGATAGCGCGGCTAGCAAAAAAGTTTGGGGAGGCCAATCAGGCATcagagaacaaaaagaaaaatgag GctctcgctgctgctgctgctgccgcagCTGCTGCTAAGGTTGCAACTGTCACAAACAGCCCTCAAGCTCAACG GCTAGTCCGGACTTCCATGGAGGTAAAGCAGACTCCAACAACTGTTTCTTCATCCGGCACAGCTG GAACTCCAGTCATGTCAGCACAGTTAGTCCCCACCGCAGCTCAAGTCACAACACCCACCTCCACTACCATGGTGACACAGGCCCCCATCCTCCAGCTGATCACCTCCACCTCTAATGCTGTCTCCAGCTTGGCCACTGGCATCACCACTCAGAGTCCCACGGGCACCCTGCTCCTAAAGACGGCCTCTGGGAGCAGCATGATGACTACTGGCCAGCCGCTGCTCATCCAGCTGCCTTTATCAATGGCTAACGGCCAGGCGGGAACGCTGGTCAACATTCCTGTTTCCTCTTTGTCCGCAGCCAGCTCGCTCAACAAGGTTAAAACCACTTCTTCCACCGCCACTTTTATACTCAAGCCCGCTCCCGCCATCACCACAGCACCGGTCTCTGCGCCAGCTGCTGCCACTGCCCAAGCAATCCAGGCCTCCACTGGCCAGATGTCGTCTACCCAGATCTCTCTTGCACGTGCTGTCTACCAGGGGGGCGCTGGGGGGATAACTACACCCAACGCAGGAGTATCAGTGACCACAGCCAGGACGCCagctcagtctgtctctgtagCAGGAGCTATGTCTTCGGCCTCCTCACCTGCAACTTCTGGGCCGGCAGCAACGGGTTCCACTGCTCCAGGACCACCACAAGGGACATCTCTGACATCAAAGACAG ATAACCAAGCTACAGGATCCACTCCCGCCAAAGCAACGGCCCCAGGGGCACGACCCAAAGGCTCTGTCATCGATCTCACTGAGGACGATGATGATGTACAAG TGACAGGAGTGAAGAATCCCACTGCCATTGCAACGCCCTCATTGGTCCAGCGTCCTCACCCAGTCGTCAGCGTTCCCAACA GTGCAGGAGCGAGGTTGTCCCCACAAAGCAATCAGAACTCTTCCAGCAATCCACAGTTGACAGTCCACCACCGCCCCCCACTG GACTCTCCACTGAAATCCCGTGCTGTAACCACTAGTACGCCGACCCGGGCTACCAGCATGGCGTTGCCCCCTCTCCCATCTGCACCTGCACCCCCACGCTTACCCCCAGAGGCTGAGCGGACCTCACTTCCACAGCAGCCTCAGCTGAAGCTGGTGCCAAGTCAGACCGGTATAGTGCTGTCCTGGTGTGTGGCAGAGACTGATCGGACCTGTGCGGCTGTAGAAAGCTATCACCTCTATGCCTTCCATCAAGACAACTCTAGCAGTAATGCATCACAGCAGCACTGGAAGAAGATTGGGGAGGTGAAGGCCCTTCCACTGCCTATGGCCTGCACACTGACCCAGTTCCAGTCCGGCTCCACTTATCATTTTGCAGTCCGAGCCAAAGACATCTATGGGCGCTTTGGCTCCTTCTGTGAACCTCAGTGCACAAATGTCATCAGTTCCAACTCTGGCTGA
- the atf7ip gene encoding activating transcription factor 7-interacting protein 1 isoform X2, protein MEVVVTEEKKKIFRARKTMKISDRQQLESLHSTLLTAAPALSEAPSPPLMNGTHKEDGQKAADKEQNNISDSNSPPATSPASPASLSSPAPFLSLNLSPSPASSQSPKAKDDTSPTSPFHSLNFELKKMQEEDDEEEKKGSSPSSPKESITPASTESKDNKEKDAEVNSEEEKKEAEQTTTKDSAVDSAKDSSKDSDLRSPAPPPVTDCTEPMETDNDNIKAKDPEATTAKIKDEKPSSPKCTASNSSPPCPSSSRPVSSSSVDVKQEKKVKLEKKEEEKGKEDVKKGSVNEAKMEVDTVKVETKKIKTEDGKTTKPSRPSSTPPSSTVQEDKGSTSGLKRTLSEGHDKEEPTIKREGKRPKVEREELEAQLELKITAKAGSHHKLEKIVQQLVDERLRALQATIFDQHFEELKDRVDKIDCANKHQTAINTLQAKIARLAKKFGEANQASENKKKNEALAAAAAAAAAAKVATVTNSPQAQRLVRTSMEVKQTPTTVSSSGTAGTPVMSAQLVPTAAQVTTPTSTTMVTQAPILQLITSTSNAVSSLATGITTQSPTGTLLLKTASGSSMMTTGQPLLIQLPLSMANGQAGTLVNIPVSSLSAASSLNKVKTTSSTATFILKPAPAITTAPVSAPAAATAQAIQASTGQMSSTQISLARAVYQGGAGGITTPNAGVSVTTARTPAQSVSVAGAMSSASSPATSGPAATGSTAPGPPQGTSLTSKTDNQATGSTPAKATAPGARPKGSVIDLTEDDDDVQVTGVKNPTAIATPSLVQRPHPVVSVPNSAGARLSPQSNQNSSSNPQLTVHHRPPLDSPLKSRAVTTSTPTRATSMALPPLPSAPAPPRLPPEAERTSLPQQPQLKLVPSQTGIVLSWCVAETDRTCAAVESYHLYAFHQDNSSSNASQQHWKKIGEVKALPLPMACTLTQFQSGSTYHFAVRAKDIYGRFGSFCEPQCTNVISSNSG, encoded by the exons ATGGAAGTTGTtgtgacagaggagaagaagaagattttcCGTGCTAGGAAAACTATGAAGATCAGTGATCGACAGCAACTTGAGAGTCTTCACAGCACTTTGTTGACAGCGGCTCCAGCTCTGTCTGAGGCACCTTCACCACCTCTGATGAATGGCACTCACAAAGAGGATGGACAGAAAGCGGCGGACAAggagcaaaacaacatttcGGACTCTAACTCGCCCCCCGCTACATCCCCTGCCTCACCGGCCTCTCTCAGCTCTCCTGCTCCTTTCCTGTCCTTAAATCTGTCCCCTTCCCCTGCCTCATCACAAAGCCCAAAAGCAAAGGATGACACTTCTCCCACATCACCATTCCACTCTCTTAACTTTGAACTGAAAAAGatgcaggaggaggacgacgaggaggagaagaaaggttCTTCGCCGTCTTCTCCAAAGGAGTCAATTACACCAGCATCAACAGAATCTAAGGACAACAAGGAAAAAGATGCAGAGGTGAactcagaggaggaaaagaaagag GCTGAACAGACTACAACAAAGGACTCAGCTGTGGATTCGGCAAAGGATTCCTCTAAAGATTCAGATCTACGTTCACCTGCGCCTCCTCCAGTAACTGACTGCACTGAACCAATGGAGACAGATAATGACAATATAAAGGCCAAGGACCCTGAGGCCACCACAgctaaaataaaagatgaaaaacctTCTTCCCCCAAATGTACCGCTTCCAATTCCTCTCCACCATGTCCTTCCTCGTCTCGTCCAGTGTCCTCCTCTAGTGTGGAtgtaaaacaagaaaagaaagtcaaattggaaaaaaaagaagaggagaaaggaaaagaggacGTGAAGAAGGGATCAGTAAATGAGGCAAAAATGGAGGTCGACACAGTGAAAGTAGAGACCAAAAAGATTAAAACTGAAGATGGTAAAACCACAAAACCGTCTCGGCCATCATCCACTCCACCATCTAGCACAG TGCAAGAAGACAAGGGCTCCACCTCTGGACTGAAGCGCACTTTATCAGAGGGTCATGACAAAGAAGAACCAACCATAAAAAGAGAGGGCAAAAGGCCCAAGGTGGAGCGTGAGGAGCTGGAAGCACAACTGGAACTTAAAATCACTGCAAAAGCTGGGAGTCACCATAAACTTGAAAAG ATTGTGCAACAGCTGGTAGATGAACGGTTGAGGGCCTTGCAGGCGACCATTTTTGACCAACATTTCGAAGAGCTGAAGGACAGAGTGGACAAGATCGACTGTGCCAATAAACACCAAACTGCGATTAACACACTCCAA GCCAAGATAGCGCGGCTAGCAAAAAAGTTTGGGGAGGCCAATCAGGCATcagagaacaaaaagaaaaatgag GctctcgctgctgctgctgctgccgcagCTGCTGCTAAGGTTGCAACTGTCACAAACAGCCCTCAAGCTCAACG GCTAGTCCGGACTTCCATGGAGGTAAAGCAGACTCCAACAACTGTTTCTTCATCCGGCACAGCTG GAACTCCAGTCATGTCAGCACAGTTAGTCCCCACCGCAGCTCAAGTCACAACACCCACCTCCACTACCATGGTGACACAGGCCCCCATCCTCCAGCTGATCACCTCCACCTCTAATGCTGTCTCCAGCTTGGCCACTGGCATCACCACTCAGAGTCCCACGGGCACCCTGCTCCTAAAGACGGCCTCTGGGAGCAGCATGATGACTACTGGCCAGCCGCTGCTCATCCAGCTGCCTTTATCAATGGCTAACGGCCAGGCGGGAACGCTGGTCAACATTCCTGTTTCCTCTTTGTCCGCAGCCAGCTCGCTCAACAAGGTTAAAACCACTTCTTCCACCGCCACTTTTATACTCAAGCCCGCTCCCGCCATCACCACAGCACCGGTCTCTGCGCCAGCTGCTGCCACTGCCCAAGCAATCCAGGCCTCCACTGGCCAGATGTCGTCTACCCAGATCTCTCTTGCACGTGCTGTCTACCAGGGGGGCGCTGGGGGGATAACTACACCCAACGCAGGAGTATCAGTGACCACAGCCAGGACGCCagctcagtctgtctctgtagCAGGAGCTATGTCTTCGGCCTCCTCACCTGCAACTTCTGGGCCGGCAGCAACGGGTTCCACTGCTCCAGGACCACCACAAGGGACATCTCTGACATCAAAGACAG ATAACCAAGCTACAGGATCCACTCCCGCCAAAGCAACGGCCCCAGGGGCACGACCCAAAGGCTCTGTCATCGATCTCACTGAGGACGATGATGATGTACAAG TGACAGGAGTGAAGAATCCCACTGCCATTGCAACGCCCTCATTGGTCCAGCGTCCTCACCCAGTCGTCAGCGTTCCCAACA GTGCAGGAGCGAGGTTGTCCCCACAAAGCAATCAGAACTCTTCCAGCAATCCACAGTTGACAGTCCACCACCGCCCCCCACTG GACTCTCCACTGAAATCCCGTGCTGTAACCACTAGTACGCCGACCCGGGCTACCAGCATGGCGTTGCCCCCTCTCCCATCTGCACCTGCACCCCCACGCTTACCCCCAGAGGCTGAGCGGACCTCACTTCCACAGCAGCCTCAGCTGAAGCTGGTGCCAAGTCAGACCGGTATAGTGCTGTCCTGGTGTGTGGCAGAGACTGATCGGACCTGTGCGGCTGTAGAAAGCTATCACCTCTATGCCTTCCATCAAGACAACTCTAGCAGTAATGCATCACAGCAGCACTGGAAGAAGATTGGGGAGGTGAAGGCCCTTCCACTGCCTATGGCCTGCACACTGACCCAGTTCCAGTCCGGCTCCACTTATCATTTTGCAGTCCGAGCCAAAGACATCTATGGGCGCTTTGGCTCCTTCTGTGAACCTCAGTGCACAAATGTCATCAGTTCCAACTCTGGCTGA